From a region of the Pseudanabaena sp. ABRG5-3 genome:
- a CDS encoding HAD-IC family P-type ATPase, whose translation MSQSTSANMPDLPAIAINPDIGLSEAEVADRKRRGDINVVVMRSSRTYKDIFQENVFTLFNVTFGVVLVLMTALGQFTDAIFSGFSVFMNILVGVAQEIQAKLTLDKLALLSVQKVKVRRDGETKEIPVGELVRDDLIELSPGDRAPVDGAVLISQNVEMDESLLTGESDPVAKQIGDIVLSGSFCLAGSCVFRAEKIGNESYAVKLSQSSRVYKRVFTPLQKKIDVLVEIFILVLIVAAFLHLASSLNSGRTIVDTIRYASVIINSFVPAGLILSISVAFAIGAVEISKRRTLIQKINAVDSMNSVRILCTDKTGTLTQNKLVVKSIVPLGDTDEDSLRELIALYTNLMGTQNSSAKAMAAFTDKPRSPSKFVSEVPFSSSRKWGAITIDIGTTIMVGAPEILFTSPETQEQAKQYGRQGLRAIAVVSSEDSIDATDKNPALPNNRRDRGIVLLEDSLRPDVIDTIAELQNKNIRLKVISGDSVETVASIARQAGIAVPDDAVFTQKTLEEMDASTFSRSAAYGSVFGRITPDMKRRLISAMVKRGGYVGMVGDGVNDVPAFKEAQLAIAMNDGAQISKDVADIVLLDNNLSALPQAFTAGDEIKQKILSSALLYLTKNIMVILTISFAGFVQLPFPVEPRHMTVLTMAVVGLPTIWIAFGWLKPRRLENFLRDVLGYSSIAGIFGAIAMTTGYVFSYYISGWALLRTPNSTTMIDSDTFQDIAKGQAQCVSTIIGTIFCLLVFWTLTNVSIWKVQTFAKNSTATILGVASVGLSILLMLLFPTFFQVEVPDQFGWAMIIFLPTASYYLLRMLQSSKLFRHLPRYLSQP comes from the coding sequence ATGTCTCAATCTACATCAGCAAATATGCCAGACTTACCTGCGATCGCCATTAATCCAGACATAGGGTTGAGTGAGGCTGAAGTCGCCGATAGAAAGCGGCGTGGTGATATTAACGTCGTGGTCATGCGATCGAGCCGTACCTATAAGGATATCTTTCAAGAAAATGTTTTTACATTATTTAATGTTACCTTCGGAGTCGTTTTAGTCCTGATGACAGCTCTGGGACAATTTACCGATGCAATCTTTTCAGGATTTTCGGTATTTATGAATATTTTGGTGGGGGTTGCCCAAGAAATTCAAGCCAAGCTGACGCTGGATAAACTCGCCTTGTTATCGGTGCAAAAGGTGAAGGTGCGACGGGATGGCGAAACAAAGGAAATTCCTGTGGGTGAATTGGTACGCGATGATTTGATTGAGTTAAGTCCAGGCGATCGCGCTCCTGTGGATGGGGCGGTATTGATTTCCCAAAATGTGGAAATGGATGAGTCATTACTCACAGGGGAGTCTGATCCCGTTGCTAAACAGATTGGCGATATCGTTCTATCAGGTTCGTTTTGTTTAGCTGGAAGTTGCGTATTTCGGGCGGAGAAGATTGGTAATGAAAGCTATGCGGTGAAGCTATCTCAGTCTTCAAGGGTCTATAAACGGGTATTTACCCCTTTGCAGAAAAAGATTGATGTTTTAGTAGAAATCTTTATTCTCGTGCTGATTGTCGCTGCCTTTCTGCACCTTGCCTCCAGCCTTAATTCAGGTCGGACAATTGTTGATACGATTCGCTATGCTTCGGTCATTATCAATAGCTTTGTACCCGCAGGTTTGATTCTCTCGATTAGTGTTGCCTTTGCGATCGGGGCAGTGGAGATCAGTAAGCGACGCACCTTAATTCAGAAGATTAATGCAGTTGATTCGATGAATAGTGTGCGGATTCTCTGTACTGATAAAACGGGTACATTAACCCAAAACAAATTGGTGGTGAAGTCAATCGTGCCTTTAGGCGATACCGATGAAGATTCACTGAGAGAATTAATTGCGCTCTATACAAACTTGATGGGAACACAGAATAGTAGTGCTAAAGCGATGGCAGCATTTACGGATAAACCCCGATCACCATCGAAGTTTGTGAGTGAAGTCCCTTTTAGTTCTAGTCGTAAATGGGGGGCGATCACTATTGATATCGGTACGACGATTATGGTTGGTGCGCCTGAAATTTTATTCACCAGTCCTGAGACTCAAGAACAAGCTAAGCAATATGGTAGACAGGGCTTGCGGGCGATCGCTGTCGTCAGCAGTGAAGATAGCATTGACGCGACTGATAAAAATCCTGCATTACCAAATAACAGACGCGATCGCGGTATCGTTCTGCTCGAAGACAGTCTGCGTCCTGATGTGATTGATACAATTGCTGAATTGCAAAACAAAAATATTCGTCTCAAAGTTATTTCAGGGGATAGTGTAGAAACGGTTGCCTCAATTGCGCGTCAAGCAGGAATTGCAGTTCCCGATGATGCTGTGTTTACGCAAAAGACTTTAGAAGAAATGGATGCGTCCACCTTTAGTCGTTCTGCCGCCTATGGCTCCGTATTTGGCAGAATTACCCCTGACATGAAACGTCGGCTCATTTCAGCAATGGTGAAGCGGGGCGGTTATGTGGGCATGGTTGGTGATGGGGTGAATGATGTACCTGCCTTTAAGGAAGCACAACTGGCGATCGCTATGAATGACGGCGCACAGATTAGCAAAGATGTCGCTGATATTGTCTTATTAGACAACAATCTCTCAGCTCTACCGCAAGCTTTCACCGCAGGCGATGAGATCAAACAAAAAATTCTCTCTTCCGCCTTGCTCTACCTCACCAAAAATATTATGGTGATTCTCACAATTTCCTTTGCGGGATTTGTGCAGCTTCCTTTCCCTGTAGAACCTCGCCATATGACAGTTTTGACGATGGCGGTAGTTGGTTTACCGACGATCTGGATTGCCTTTGGTTGGCTCAAACCTAGACGTTTAGAAAACTTCCTACGGGATGTTCTCGGTTACAGTTCTATTGCAGGGATCTTTGGGGCGATCGCCATGACTACAGGTTATGTCTTCTCCTACTACATCAGTGGTTGGGCCTTATTGAGAACGCCCAATAGCACTACGATGATTGATTCAGATACGTTCCAAGATATTGCCAAGGGTCAAGCCCAATGCGTTAGTACGATCATTGGCACGATTTTCTGCCTATTAGTATTTTGGACTTTAACTAATGTTTCGATATGGAAAGTCCAAACCTTTGCTAAAAATTCCACAGCCACAATTCTTGGTGTTGCCTCAGTTGGTTTATCTATTCTATTGATGTTGCTATTTCCTACATTCTTTCAAGTGGAAGTTCCCGATCAATTCGGTTGGGCAATGATTATCTTTTTGCCAACAGCAAGCTATTACCTATTGCGAATGTTGCAATCAAGTAAGCTGTTTCGCCATTTGCCACGCTATCTCAGCCAACCATAA
- a CDS encoding diguanylate cyclase: MDFRKLKYYRHNSLILVTSGDLKLLSEISRVLASEKYQYIVETSGEKAWEIILQKKPAIILADWNIPDVSGLALCHRVKANLAHPELMTTYFILITEALNSQQRQIGLDTGVDEFLDNPIDYPEFKARIRTGIRVNALIKSLTWTNQRLLAQNDLLDTLALSDPLTNVLNERTFADIIPKIMRQFKGYGKYKGYGFLSILIIDIDGFEQITQAYGDKVGDETIKAIAGRLSHSCAAHSLIYRYGLDVFVCVTPHLEANNGLQLANDLLTSIRSHPISVSSGLLFPLTISIGGVVQYLGDHKMPTASSDEYEVSFDELVSLSQQSLEQAQKSGGNRVYIEEITKSREFGII, from the coding sequence TTGGATTTTCGCAAATTAAAATACTATCGTCATAATTCGTTAATTCTAGTCACTAGTGGAGATCTTAAACTCCTGTCTGAGATCTCCAGAGTCTTAGCATCAGAGAAATATCAGTACATTGTAGAAACAAGTGGTGAAAAAGCTTGGGAAATAATTTTACAAAAGAAGCCTGCGATCATTCTTGCGGATTGGAATATTCCTGATGTGTCAGGATTAGCATTGTGTCATCGAGTTAAGGCAAATCTTGCCCATCCTGAGCTCATGACAACCTACTTCATCTTAATTACTGAAGCATTAAACTCTCAACAGCGTCAAATAGGTCTAGATACAGGCGTAGATGAGTTTCTAGATAATCCGATTGATTATCCTGAGTTCAAGGCAAGGATACGCACAGGCATACGTGTCAATGCGCTGATCAAGTCTTTGACATGGACTAATCAAAGGCTGTTAGCTCAAAATGATTTGCTAGATACGCTTGCTTTATCAGATCCCTTAACGAATGTTCTCAATGAACGTACCTTTGCGGACATAATTCCTAAAATAATGCGCCAATTCAAAGGCTATGGCAAATACAAAGGCTATGGCTTTCTAAGTATTTTGATTATTGATATTGATGGTTTTGAACAAATTACTCAAGCCTATGGTGACAAAGTTGGCGACGAAACAATTAAGGCGATCGCAGGGAGACTAAGCCATAGTTGTGCGGCGCATAGTTTGATTTATCGTTATGGCTTGGATGTGTTTGTATGTGTGACACCTCACCTTGAGGCTAACAATGGCTTACAACTTGCTAATGATTTATTGACAAGTATTCGTAGTCACCCTATCTCAGTTTCTTCAGGATTGCTATTTCCTCTTACCATCAGCATTGGTGGCGTAGTGCAATATTTAGGAGATCACAAGATGCCAACGGCTTCCAGTGATGAGTATGAGGTGAGTTTTGATGAACTTGTGTCTCTGTCACAGCAATCGCTTGAGCAAGCCCAAAAATCTGGCGGTAATCGTGTCTATATCGAAGAAATCACTAAGTCACGCGAGTTCGGGATAATTTGA
- a CDS encoding J domain-containing protein, which translates to MGKPENFKIDKGLASFGVSDHYAILGLPLTTDAAHIRKKFLKLAKILHPDVFGRTEEEKETATKYFSKMVSPAYQVLNSDRDRGEYLATLRIFAQSQKQKDSALTLSSEIAQKLYRIPHEITYAQFVEQIAPKQYESLDAILEHTATLSELNLVYLMTQSSLSFTTGSSAASAAPSPNQSMGQNGNGQPSVAPKPAQSPALRNLNMAELFINKKQWTDALKELIAAEKLDPNNAKVYALKGLVQMNQNAAAIAKASFQKALKLDPKEPTALKYINQVNIATSAKTPEKPPEKKGGLFGWGKK; encoded by the coding sequence GTGGGAAAGCCAGAAAACTTTAAAATCGACAAAGGACTTGCCAGCTTCGGTGTTAGCGATCATTACGCCATACTCGGTCTACCGTTAACCACCGATGCAGCACATATTCGCAAAAAATTTCTCAAACTTGCCAAAATTCTGCATCCTGATGTATTTGGGCGCACTGAAGAAGAAAAGGAAACTGCTACCAAGTATTTCTCCAAGATGGTTAGCCCTGCCTATCAAGTACTAAATAGCGATCGCGATCGCGGTGAATATTTAGCCACCTTGAGAATATTTGCTCAAAGCCAAAAACAAAAAGACAGCGCTCTCACCCTCAGTTCTGAAATTGCTCAAAAGCTATATCGCATCCCCCACGAAATCACCTATGCACAGTTTGTAGAGCAAATTGCGCCAAAGCAATATGAAAGCCTCGATGCCATCTTGGAACATACAGCAACCCTCAGTGAGCTAAACCTCGTATATTTGATGACTCAATCTAGCCTTAGCTTTACAACGGGTAGTAGTGCAGCCTCTGCTGCTCCCAGCCCAAATCAGAGCATGGGTCAAAATGGCAATGGACAGCCAAGTGTTGCACCTAAACCTGCTCAATCGCCAGCATTGCGGAATCTCAATATGGCTGAGCTATTCATTAACAAAAAACAATGGACTGATGCGCTCAAAGAGTTAATTGCCGCAGAAAAGCTTGATCCTAACAATGCCAAGGTTTACGCACTCAAAGGTTTAGTCCAGATGAATCAAAATGCGGCGGCGATCGCCAAAGCGAGTTTCCAAAAAGCCCTCAAACTCGATCCCAAAGAACCAACTGCACTGAAGTACATCAATCAAGTTAATATTGCTACATCAGCAAAAACTCCCGAAAAACCACCAGAGAAAAAGGGAGGATTATTTGGATGGGGCAAAAAATAA
- a CDS encoding substrate-binding periplasmic protein: protein MAIYAGVSLGFVSNIAPFSTAAFAEDSSLGIVMRRGHLRVGIDAAIGGPYMFWNTKTQFYDGFELEIIQEIAARLNIEPRPINIPWTNQPENLSSRQVDLLLSAREEGALETGDNKGKFIETNPYYRSAQRLLIRADGTQIKSLRDMIGKRVGVVANSGGAAIAETYNKNRGNAIRLFSSRDLDRMIIQLRDRQLDAMILDEPVAVWQVRNNPNFIIVGEPLIPIRLVAIVNKDDVSLKKAIDKALTEMIQDGKLEQILKRWNLWESQKTLKSTKDLPASVLAIITPYSVYR, encoded by the coding sequence TTGGCAATCTATGCAGGCGTAAGTCTTGGATTTGTCAGCAACATTGCCCCATTCTCTACTGCCGCATTTGCCGAAGATAGTAGCTTAGGCATTGTGATGCGTCGTGGACATTTGCGCGTCGGGATCGATGCTGCAATCGGTGGTCCCTATATGTTCTGGAATACCAAAACCCAGTTTTATGATGGCTTTGAGTTGGAGATTATTCAAGAAATTGCCGCAAGGTTAAATATTGAGCCACGTCCGATTAATATCCCTTGGACAAACCAACCCGAAAATTTATCATCAAGACAAGTTGATCTCCTGCTCAGTGCGAGAGAAGAAGGAGCATTAGAAACAGGTGATAATAAGGGAAAATTCATTGAAACTAACCCCTATTACCGTAGCGCCCAGAGATTGCTGATTCGGGCAGATGGCACACAAATTAAGTCTTTGCGTGACATGATCGGCAAACGGGTTGGTGTTGTAGCAAATAGTGGTGGCGCAGCGATCGCCGAAACCTATAATAAAAACAGGGGCAATGCTATTCGTCTATTTTCATCAAGGGATCTTGATAGGATGATTATCCAATTACGAGATCGCCAACTTGATGCAATGATCCTTGATGAACCTGTAGCAGTGTGGCAGGTACGAAACAATCCTAACTTTATAATTGTTGGTGAGCCTTTAATCCCGATTCGCTTAGTGGCAATCGTCAACAAAGATGATGTATCACTAAAAAAAGCGATCGATAAGGCTTTAACTGAGATGATTCAAGACGGTAAACTCGAACAGATACTTAAGAGGTGGAACCTGTGGGAAAGCCAGAAAACTTTAAAATCGACAAAGGACTTGCCAGCTTCGGTGTTAGCGATCATTACGCCATACTCGGTCTACCGTTAA
- a CDS encoding DUF928 domain-containing protein — MKSQVTISQINSLTVINLIDAHRLYLHSMLTIATCVFGSMGIANYVYPSQAIAQPWLLAQSTVTNYGLGLPKSASTGGGTRLVNRDSLEIDKNSNTQPRRGVIPSIRSRDRSPALLMRQLQPQPLLTLITPEDGGRTANAQPTLYWYLYDQPKQMASSTDKPDQPVNETDETTHAIDSQDCFVGQLRIILTEDQKDITTIFQTKLTMKSGLSSFKLPIAASLQPSKSYRWEITLPDQQNELEEEVIVSGWIMYSPSESSLQKALMRALTIRDRAKIYAEAGYWFEAIDNYTRWLKLNPNDLKTRSARNEILKSGFATNNNLDIDSFILLLNVNADATKSPVNKPL, encoded by the coding sequence ATGAAATCTCAAGTAACTATTTCCCAAATTAATTCTCTGACGGTTATTAATTTGATAGATGCTCATCGGCTTTATCTGCATAGTATGTTGACGATCGCCACCTGTGTTTTTGGCAGTATGGGGATAGCCAATTATGTATATCCATCGCAAGCGATCGCCCAACCTTGGTTATTAGCACAGTCCACTGTGACAAATTATGGTCTAGGTTTACCCAAAAGCGCGAGTACAGGAGGGGGGACAAGGCTTGTGAATCGAGATAGCCTAGAAATAGATAAAAACTCTAATACGCAACCTCGCCGTGGGGTTATACCTTCGATACGTAGCAGAGATAGATCCCCTGCCTTACTAATGCGACAACTACAGCCACAACCTCTTCTAACATTGATTACGCCTGAGGATGGTGGGAGGACAGCCAATGCTCAACCTACTTTGTATTGGTATTTGTATGATCAACCCAAACAAATGGCTTCATCTACCGATAAGCCTGATCAGCCTGTCAACGAAACGGATGAGACGACTCACGCAATAGACTCTCAGGATTGTTTTGTCGGACAACTTCGCATCATCCTGACGGAGGATCAAAAGGACATAACGACAATATTTCAAACCAAGTTAACAATGAAGAGTGGTTTATCAAGCTTTAAATTGCCGATCGCGGCTTCTTTGCAACCATCTAAAAGCTACCGTTGGGAAATCACATTACCAGATCAACAAAATGAACTGGAAGAGGAAGTAATTGTAAGCGGCTGGATTATGTATTCCCCTTCTGAAAGTAGTCTGCAAAAGGCTTTGATGCGTGCTTTGACTATTCGCGATCGCGCCAAAATTTATGCTGAAGCGGGATATTGGTTTGAGGCGATCGATAACTATACTCGTTGGCTGAAACTAAATCCTAATGATCTCAAAACCAGAAGCGCCAGAAATGAAATCTTGAAATCAGGATTTGCTACCAATAACAATTTAGATATTGATAGTTTTATCCTGCTATTAAATGTAAATGCTGATGCAACAAAATCACCAGTCAATAAACCACTCTAA
- a CDS encoding glycosyltransferase family 4 protein, producing MKEKRILFVSYTAVLGGGELCLLDFAHAYRDTSQVVLLTDGILKTRLEDLGVKVEVLQASRSLADVKVSSGLGSSLKSIGDLWRLGKQIANKSKDFDLIHANNQKGFVVSAIARFLGGAPVVWHLHDILTSDIFSAANRKIVVTLANWCATRVIVNSQATADAFLALGGNRRLLRTVYNGFDSKKFDQINENQANLREELGIPRDRPLVGMFSRLSYWKGQHILLEAASKLPDVHVLLVGDALFGEAEYTEKLKNIASQESLQGRVHWLGFRQDIPALMKACDAIAHCSTAPEPFGRVIVEAQLSKRPAIATIGGGTSEIITNGITGLLIPPNDSQLLAAAIQQILSDREATQKMVEAAYSQAKTKFSIPSVCQAFEMAIA from the coding sequence ATGAAAGAAAAGCGGATTTTATTTGTGAGCTATACCGCAGTCTTAGGTGGGGGAGAGCTTTGTTTACTCGATTTTGCCCATGCTTATCGTGATACTAGTCAGGTAGTCCTATTAACTGATGGGATTTTAAAAACACGATTGGAAGATTTAGGGGTGAAGGTTGAGGTTTTGCAAGCATCGCGATCGCTTGCTGATGTGAAAGTATCAAGTGGACTAGGTTCCTCTCTCAAATCCATAGGCGATCTTTGGAGATTAGGTAAACAAATTGCGAACAAAAGCAAAGACTTTGATTTAATCCATGCCAATAATCAAAAGGGATTTGTCGTATCAGCGATCGCTAGATTTCTAGGTGGTGCGCCTGTAGTTTGGCATTTGCATGATATTTTGACCTCGGATATTTTCAGTGCCGCTAATCGCAAAATTGTCGTCACCTTAGCAAATTGGTGTGCTACGAGAGTAATTGTCAATTCTCAAGCTACAGCAGACGCATTTCTAGCATTAGGTGGCAATCGCCGACTATTACGCACGGTGTATAACGGATTTGATAGCAAAAAGTTTGATCAAATTAATGAGAATCAAGCCAATCTGCGCGAGGAATTAGGTATTCCCCGCGATCGTCCTTTAGTGGGAATGTTCAGTCGGTTGTCCTACTGGAAAGGTCAACATATTTTGTTAGAGGCAGCCAGTAAACTCCCTGATGTCCATGTGTTGCTAGTCGGTGATGCGCTCTTTGGCGAAGCAGAATATACAGAAAAGCTGAAAAATATTGCGTCACAGGAAAGTCTCCAAGGACGTGTGCATTGGCTCGGATTTCGCCAAGATATTCCCGCTTTAATGAAAGCTTGCGATGCGATCGCCCATTGTTCGACGGCTCCCGAACCCTTTGGGCGCGTAATTGTCGAGGCGCAATTATCGAAAAGACCTGCGATCGCGACTATCGGTGGTGGCACTAGCGAAATTATTACTAACGGAATTACAGGTTTATTGATTCCACCTAATGATTCGCAATTACTAGCTGCTGCTATACAACAGATTTTGAGCGATCGCGAAGCAACCCAAAAAATGGTGGAAGCTGCCTATAGCCAAGCCAAAACTAAATTCTCAATTCCTTCAGTTTGCCAAGCTTTTGAAATGGCGATCGCCTGA
- a CDS encoding Rpn family recombination-promoting nuclease/putative transposase, whose protein sequence is MKWRSPDLGEAITLTKLEPSELSTEPLRADSVIFLESSEIILHIEFQTDPNKNIPFRMADYRLRLYRKFPEKQTHQVVIYLTPSQSPLVHETTFTLRELNHRFNVIRLWEQPTEIFQQYQGLLLFATLSQTHNPEDTLRQVAKQIENIADKQVQSNVAASTAIISGIALSKEIIQRLLRSEIMKESVIYQEILREGLAEGKAKGLAEGKAI, encoded by the coding sequence TTGAAATGGCGATCGCCTGATTTAGGCGAAGCCATAACCCTCACCAAACTTGAACCATCAGAACTCTCAACGGAGCCACTTCGCGCTGACTCAGTGATATTTCTAGAATCTTCAGAAATCATCCTGCACATCGAGTTTCAGACCGATCCCAATAAAAATATTCCCTTTCGCATGGCAGACTATCGACTACGCCTATATCGGAAATTCCCTGAAAAGCAGACCCATCAGGTCGTTATCTACCTCACCCCTAGCCAATCACCACTAGTCCATGAAACCACATTCACCCTTAGAGAGCTAAACCATCGTTTCAACGTCATCCGACTATGGGAACAACCCACAGAAATATTTCAGCAATACCAAGGACTATTACTCTTTGCTACCCTATCTCAAACTCATAACCCCGAAGACACCTTAAGGCAAGTCGCCAAACAAATTGAGAATATTGCCGATAAGCAGGTACAGAGCAACGTAGCCGCCTCGACCGCTATAATATCTGGTATAGCCCTAAGCAAAGAAATCATCCAAAGATTACTCAGGAGCGAAATCATGAAAGAATCTGTAATTTATCAAGAGATCTTACGAGAAGGATTGGCTGAAGGTAAGGCTAAAGGATTGGCTGAGGGTAAGGCTATTTGA
- the argB gene encoding acetylglutamate kinase — translation MLTDSDRVQVLSEALPYMQQFAGRTIVVKYGGAAMKEENLRQDVIRDVVTMSFMGLRPVLVHGGGPEINTWLTKLNIEPQFINGLRVTDAATMEVVEMVLVGRVNKQIVEMINLAGGSGVGLCGKDGNLIRARPQGNDAIGFVGEVSGINIGLLSTLLEAGHIPVVSSVATDETGQSYNINADTVAGELAAALGAEKLILLTDIAGILHNYKDPSTLYRSLTISKARELMNENVVSGGMIPKVQCCVRSLAQGVKAAHIVDGRVPHSLLLEIFTNSGVGSMIVASETAL, via the coding sequence ATGCTAACAGACAGCGATCGCGTTCAGGTTCTAAGTGAAGCTTTGCCCTACATGCAGCAGTTTGCGGGGCGTACCATTGTCGTCAAGTACGGTGGCGCGGCAATGAAAGAAGAAAATCTTCGGCAGGACGTGATCCGCGATGTCGTCACGATGTCATTTATGGGATTGCGCCCAGTCTTAGTCCATGGTGGAGGGCCCGAAATCAATACATGGCTCACCAAACTGAACATTGAGCCACAGTTTATCAATGGATTACGTGTTACCGATGCCGCCACGATGGAAGTTGTGGAAATGGTGCTAGTAGGACGTGTCAATAAGCAAATTGTGGAAATGATCAACCTTGCGGGTGGCTCTGGTGTTGGTCTATGTGGTAAGGATGGCAATCTGATTCGTGCGCGTCCCCAAGGCAATGATGCGATCGGCTTTGTGGGTGAAGTCAGTGGCATTAATATCGGTCTGCTCTCAACCCTACTCGAAGCAGGGCATATTCCCGTTGTATCTAGTGTCGCGACCGATGAAACAGGTCAGTCCTACAACATCAATGCGGATACCGTCGCTGGTGAACTCGCCGCCGCCTTGGGAGCTGAGAAATTGATTCTCCTCACCGACATTGCAGGTATTCTCCATAATTACAAAGATCCCAGCACGCTCTATCGCAGTTTGACGATCAGCAAAGCTAGAGAATTGATGAATGAGAATGTCGTCAGTGGTGGCATGATTCCTAAAGTCCAGTGCTGTGTGCGATCGCTAGCTCAAGGGGTAAAAGCCGCACATATTGTCGATGGGCGCGTACCACATTCACTACTTCTGGAAATCTTTACCAATAGTGGTGTTGGCTCCATGATCGTCGCTTCTGAAACTGCACTGTAA
- a CDS encoding bacteriohemerythrin — MKKFEWSDSLSTGVPMIDSQHKELIAATNEIGEAIERGNGANAIKKLLVFLKFYAEWHFGNEETCAAKHSCPMAGVNQEAHKKFIETFGKLHDQYRQSDASEEIALKIYNELSEWLVSHILKIDTQIGACIKESLAKQA; from the coding sequence ATGAAAAAATTTGAATGGAGCGACTCATTGAGTACAGGTGTACCAATGATTGATTCTCAACATAAGGAATTGATTGCCGCCACAAACGAGATTGGTGAAGCGATCGAACGGGGAAATGGGGCAAATGCAATTAAGAAATTGTTAGTGTTTCTTAAGTTTTATGCTGAGTGGCACTTTGGTAATGAAGAAACCTGTGCGGCGAAACATAGCTGCCCAATGGCAGGAGTTAATCAAGAAGCTCATAAAAAATTTATTGAGACATTTGGCAAGCTCCACGATCAATATCGGCAAAGTGATGCTAGTGAGGAGATTGCTCTCAAAATTTATAATGAATTGAGCGAGTGGCTAGTCAGTCATATTCTGAAAATTGACACACAAATCGGTGCTTGTATCAAAGAAAGCTTGGCGAAACAAGCCTAA
- the rpmF gene encoding 50S ribosomal protein L32, with protein sequence MAVPKKRTSKSKRDSRKAVWKRKAAVHAQRAISLGKSILSGNNDGFVYPLAEEATEEE encoded by the coding sequence ATGGCAGTACCCAAGAAACGCACTTCTAAATCTAAGCGCGATAGTCGCAAAGCTGTATGGAAGCGCAAAGCCGCAGTTCATGCTCAAAGAGCAATCTCCTTAGGTAAGTCAATCCTATCAGGCAATAATGATGGTTTTGTCTATCCATTGGCTGAAGAAGCAACGGAAGAAGAGTAG